A genomic window from Candidatus Eremiobacterota bacterium includes:
- a CDS encoding peptide ABC transporter substrate-binding protein → MRRFAVALLALVLLSTPAAPAAGRHPWSEPGHVRIGALRTIDNLNPLLSGQAASTDLAQFLFSGLIRFDDRGEPIPDAASVVPTRENGGISADGKTITYHLRPNLRFSDGKPLTADDVVFTFQQVMNPRNNVPYHFPHDQAQSVTAKDAHTVVVKLRAPSAPFVSNFMRCGGQGAILPKHLLAGKPDLNQDPFNLKPVGSGPYMVERYDVNSRIEMVPNPYWYGGKPGLQRVTYRIIPSENTLLVALKTHDIDFYFAAPEQQYRDVKALPSVAVSAVPSSQFEMVVFNGGRAPLSDLSVRRATAMGIDWNAIARKVYLDVDLPDWGDLFPRSWAYTKQADPTPFDPARARALLDRAGWRSGPDGVRVKDGKRLELEFVTVAGAMTRENAEVVIQQQLRTVGIDVHVHNASANVLFAPLGAGGLFAAGKFDLGIYAWTKNPDPDDTQTSAPQNVPPHGANYSRVVDAQLGALQQRAAATYDRAQRKRLYAQVERRLGEVLPYHTMVWRANVDAWNDDLHGVKPAQSVSDFWNVGSWTL, encoded by the coding sequence GTGAGGCGCTTCGCCGTCGCGCTGCTCGCGCTCGTGCTGCTCAGCACGCCGGCGGCGCCGGCCGCCGGCCGCCATCCGTGGAGCGAGCCCGGCCACGTGCGCATCGGCGCGCTGCGGACCATCGACAACCTGAACCCGCTGCTGTCGGGCCAAGCCGCGTCGACCGATCTCGCGCAGTTCTTGTTCAGCGGGCTGATCCGCTTCGACGACCGCGGCGAGCCGATCCCGGACGCCGCCAGCGTCGTGCCGACGCGCGAGAACGGCGGGATCAGCGCCGACGGCAAGACGATCACCTATCACCTGCGGCCGAACCTGCGCTTCTCCGACGGCAAGCCGCTCACCGCGGACGACGTCGTCTTCACGTTCCAGCAGGTGATGAACCCGCGCAACAACGTGCCGTACCACTTTCCGCACGACCAAGCGCAGAGCGTCACGGCGAAGGACGCGCACACCGTCGTCGTCAAGCTGCGCGCGCCCTCGGCACCGTTCGTCTCGAACTTCATGCGCTGCGGCGGGCAAGGGGCGATCCTGCCCAAGCACCTGCTGGCCGGCAAGCCGGACCTCAATCAGGACCCGTTCAACCTCAAGCCGGTCGGCAGCGGGCCCTACATGGTCGAGCGCTACGACGTCAACTCGCGGATCGAGATGGTCCCCAACCCGTACTGGTACGGCGGCAAACCGGGTCTGCAGCGCGTGACGTACCGCATCATCCCGAGCGAGAACACGCTGCTGGTCGCGCTCAAGACGCACGACATCGACTTCTACTTCGCGGCACCCGAGCAGCAGTACCGCGACGTCAAGGCGCTCCCGAGCGTCGCGGTCAGCGCGGTGCCGTCCTCGCAGTTCGAGATGGTCGTCTTCAACGGCGGGCGCGCGCCGCTCTCCGACCTGAGCGTGCGGCGCGCGACCGCGATGGGGATCGACTGGAACGCGATCGCGCGGAAAGTCTATCTCGACGTCGACCTGCCCGACTGGGGCGACCTGTTTCCGCGCTCGTGGGCGTACACCAAACAGGCGGATCCGACGCCCTTCGACCCGGCGCGCGCGCGCGCGCTGCTCGACCGCGCCGGCTGGCGCTCCGGCCCGGACGGGGTCCGCGTCAAGGACGGCAAGCGGCTCGAGCTCGAGTTCGTCACCGTCGCCGGGGCGATGACGCGCGAGAACGCCGAGGTGGTGATCCAGCAGCAGCTGCGCACCGTCGGGATCGACGTGCACGTGCACAACGCCTCGGCGAACGTGCTGTTCGCGCCGTTGGGCGCCGGCGGGCTCTTCGCCGCCGGGAAGTTCGATCTCGGCATCTACGCCTGGACGAAGAACCCCGATCCCGACGACACGCAGACCTCCGCGCCGCAGAACGTTCCGCCGCACGGCGCGAACTACTCGCGCGTCGTCGACGCGCAGCTCGGCGCGCTGCAGCAGCGCGCGGCGGCAACGTACGACCGCGCGCAGCGCAAGCGCTTGTACGCGCAGGTCGAGCGCCGGCTCGGCGAGGTCCTGCCGTACCACACGATGGTCTGGCGCGCGAACGTCGACGCCTGGAACGACGATCTGCACGGGGTCAAGCCCGCGCAGTCGGTCAGCGACTTCTGGAACGTCGGAAGCTGGACGCTGTGA
- a CDS encoding DEAD/DEAH box helicase: MELTDATPAAMTRPRRRPALEPARAATPRAPHLRPYQVEAQQAILEHRARGVCSQLVSLATGLGKTVIIATLPKLLSLRTGEVTLVVAHRDELIEQIAEKMKVENPDAVIGIEKAERRAAEDSTIVVATVQTLAEKRLEDFVARFKRRIALFVIDEAHHAAAPSYRAIVDAVLGQRPEAMIMGFTATPNRGDGVRLVDVFEKIVYTMDARKGIDAGYLVPVKSYAVATHVSLDEVASRGGDFVIGQLAQAVNIKDRNARIVASYKQHTAGMKALVFTASVEHARDVAEEFVAHGLRAEWASGETPREERERIVRQFRGEGIDVLVNCGLYLEGFDVPSVQVILNARPTKSTTLYTQITGRALRPLDEIAVPLSNTNSGLERRELIEKSAKPAAIIIDLVDQAHRHQLMTVPSLYGLPPHIDAQGRMTAQVADKFEELLRRDPKRAAKVRTAEDIDTALIEIDAFNGPREIKPTFQPIDPESHWRLEMPPQRTAYDRKGRPIPDFSRKWDQWVAEARRVAPHEDAERFANRMLDVNPKSMRWERRRIDVKRDGDKFVTLYSTEDLPERVIEVGSSLVGLLGSAYQRVDEMLSGYAQIPANGTAPRPSQNGQQPQHHNGAHEMKNGNRRRRGRRARAR, encoded by the coding sequence ATGGAACTGACTGACGCGACGCCTGCCGCCATGACGCGGCCGCGACGTCGCCCGGCGCTCGAACCCGCCCGCGCGGCTACGCCGCGGGCACCCCACCTTCGCCCCTATCAAGTCGAGGCGCAGCAAGCGATCCTCGAGCATCGCGCGCGCGGTGTGTGCAGCCAGCTCGTCTCGCTCGCGACCGGGCTCGGGAAGACCGTCATCATCGCGACGCTGCCGAAGCTGCTCTCGCTGCGCACCGGCGAGGTGACGCTGGTCGTCGCGCACCGCGACGAGCTGATCGAGCAGATCGCCGAGAAGATGAAGGTCGAGAACCCCGACGCGGTGATCGGGATCGAGAAGGCGGAGCGCCGTGCCGCCGAGGACTCGACGATCGTGGTCGCGACGGTGCAGACCCTCGCCGAGAAACGGCTCGAGGACTTCGTCGCCCGCTTCAAGCGCCGCATCGCGCTGTTCGTCATCGACGAAGCGCACCACGCCGCCGCACCGTCCTATCGCGCGATCGTCGACGCCGTCCTCGGCCAGCGCCCCGAAGCGATGATCATGGGCTTCACCGCGACGCCGAACCGCGGTGACGGCGTGCGGCTGGTCGACGTCTTCGAGAAGATCGTCTACACGATGGACGCCCGCAAGGGGATCGACGCGGGCTATCTCGTGCCGGTGAAGTCGTACGCGGTCGCGACCCACGTCAGCCTCGACGAGGTCGCCTCGCGCGGCGGCGACTTCGTCATCGGACAGCTGGCGCAAGCGGTCAACATCAAGGACCGCAACGCGCGCATCGTCGCGTCCTACAAGCAGCACACGGCCGGGATGAAGGCGCTCGTCTTCACCGCCTCGGTCGAGCACGCGCGCGACGTCGCGGAAGAGTTCGTCGCGCACGGCCTGCGCGCCGAGTGGGCCTCCGGCGAGACGCCGCGCGAGGAGCGCGAGCGAATCGTGCGCCAGTTCCGCGGCGAAGGCATCGACGTGCTGGTGAACTGCGGGCTCTACCTCGAAGGGTTCGACGTTCCGTCGGTCCAGGTAATCCTGAACGCGCGGCCGACCAAGTCGACGACGCTCTACACGCAGATCACCGGCCGCGCGCTGCGCCCGCTCGACGAGATCGCGGTCCCGCTCTCGAACACCAACTCCGGGCTCGAGCGGCGCGAGCTGATCGAGAAGTCGGCCAAGCCGGCGGCGATCATCATCGACCTCGTCGACCAGGCGCACCGGCACCAGCTGATGACGGTGCCTTCGCTGTACGGCCTGCCGCCGCACATCGACGCGCAGGGCCGGATGACCGCGCAGGTCGCCGACAAGTTCGAAGAGCTGCTGCGCCGCGATCCGAAGCGCGCCGCGAAGGTGCGCACCGCCGAGGACATCGACACGGCGCTGATCGAGATCGACGCGTTCAACGGGCCGCGCGAGATCAAGCCGACGTTCCAGCCGATCGATCCGGAGAGCCACTGGCGGCTCGAGATGCCGCCGCAGCGCACCGCCTACGACCGCAAAGGCCGCCCGATCCCGGACTTCTCGCGCAAGTGGGACCAGTGGGTCGCCGAGGCACGCCGCGTCGCGCCGCACGAGGACGCCGAGCGGTTCGCAAACCGGATGCTCGACGTGAACCCGAAGTCGATGCGCTGGGAGCGGCGCCGCATCGACGTCAAGCGCGATGGCGACAAGTTCGTCACGCTGTACTCCACCGAGGATCTCCCCGAGCGCGTGATCGAGGTCGGCTCGTCGCTGGTGGGACTGCTCGGAAGCGCCTACCAGCGCGTCGACGAGATGCTCTCGGGCTACGCGCAGATCCCCGCCAACGGGACGGCGCCGCGCCCCTCGCAGAACGGCCAGCAGCCGCAACACCACAACGGCGCGCACGAGATGAAGAACGGCAACCGCCGCCGCCGCGGGCGGCGCGCGCGCGCGCGGTAA
- a CDS encoding EAL domain-containing protein, translating into MPLVRFPPHVVASAALVALAAAALPFGHARVAGAGAVVPLMLVAAAVAETVTFAVLIALYAREPRRSTGFLAFSYLAAAVFTCLQAGSLPLAPSAPPAFPAASQTAAWMYVLCHLGFAVCAIVYARLRHPDEYQLTGAQARRYLRWTAAGFVAVTVLAVAAVLTAGERLVIVHGLHIGFSNGPRGSLLIAACIVATVVVFRRGVRDGVDAGLTLALVAVTLDVALNFYAGERFVVAWYAARILIVGASTFVLIASIRDLMLWRTRALHLGDLLAVQLHRVEHHSQRLESLWRLASQPPLDDEAFLAAVLDEASKAIHPGPPFYGVLAHLDGAEIVIDVNRCGDDIDQALVPGARLPFKQTLLSELLRTGRTCSWDDVHTHPELAAIPRVDEMPWRAFIGTPLRVGPTVYFLTFTSLTALVEPFAPDDHAYLEIVASFCASRLQQRVQFERLRHQSTHDSLTGLPNRAAFRAKAVEALAACPNVALAVVDVDRFRAVNESLGHQTADAVLVEVAAALTARVSEGDVVARIGGDVFGVLLRDATRAGAERRVERLHAAFAQPFGTGDREGKERVAVTASIGVALAPHDGPVFEKLLARADAAVRSSKERGRARWSFYDVRDADAFAAARKLQNDIAEALVREEFVLRFQPHVELATGRVVGAEALIRWRHPERGLLAPAEFFPLAEAHGMAGAIGAWVMRETVRASRAWRAADPAFRAWFNLSALELSDPALLRQIRELGEELRGVGAEISESIAMRDVHATMRTVADLREAGLLIALDDFGTGYSSLAHLKRLPIDVVKIDGTFTAGVPNDPHDAAIVEAVVGIATRYGFETVAEGVETMEQAAYLRSVGCDLAQGFAYAPPMAAADFEAWLRAARNTPRAGAYIRA; encoded by the coding sequence ATGCCGCTGGTTCGCTTTCCCCCGCACGTCGTCGCCTCCGCCGCGCTGGTCGCACTCGCCGCCGCGGCGCTTCCGTTCGGGCACGCGCGGGTCGCCGGTGCGGGCGCGGTCGTTCCGCTGATGCTGGTCGCGGCGGCGGTCGCCGAGACGGTGACGTTCGCCGTCCTGATCGCGCTCTACGCGCGCGAGCCGCGGCGCTCGACCGGGTTTCTGGCCTTCTCCTATCTCGCCGCGGCCGTCTTCACGTGCCTGCAGGCCGGTTCGCTCCCGCTCGCGCCGTCGGCACCGCCCGCCTTCCCGGCCGCCTCGCAGACGGCAGCGTGGATGTACGTCCTCTGCCACCTGGGGTTCGCCGTCTGCGCGATCGTCTACGCACGACTGCGCCACCCGGACGAGTACCAGCTCACCGGCGCCCAAGCGCGCCGGTACCTGCGCTGGACCGCCGCCGGCTTCGTGGCCGTGACCGTCCTTGCCGTCGCGGCGGTGCTGACCGCCGGCGAGCGGCTCGTCATCGTGCACGGGCTGCACATCGGCTTCAGCAACGGCCCGCGCGGGTCGCTCTTGATCGCCGCGTGCATCGTCGCGACCGTCGTGGTCTTTCGGCGCGGCGTCCGCGACGGGGTCGACGCCGGCCTGACGCTGGCGCTGGTCGCGGTCACGCTCGACGTCGCGCTGAACTTCTACGCCGGCGAGCGTTTCGTCGTCGCCTGGTACGCGGCCCGGATCCTCATCGTGGGCGCGTCGACGTTCGTCTTGATCGCCTCGATCCGCGACCTCATGCTCTGGCGCACGCGCGCGCTGCACCTCGGCGACCTCCTCGCGGTGCAGCTGCACCGCGTCGAGCACCATTCGCAGCGGCTGGAGTCGCTGTGGCGGCTGGCCTCGCAGCCGCCGCTCGACGACGAGGCGTTCTTGGCCGCGGTGCTGGACGAGGCGTCGAAAGCGATCCATCCGGGCCCGCCGTTCTACGGCGTGCTCGCGCACCTCGACGGCGCGGAGATCGTCATCGACGTCAACCGCTGCGGCGACGACATCGACCAGGCGCTCGTGCCCGGCGCGCGGCTGCCGTTCAAGCAGACGCTGCTCTCGGAGCTGTTGCGGACCGGGCGGACCTGCTCGTGGGACGACGTCCACACGCACCCCGAGCTCGCCGCGATCCCGCGCGTGGACGAGATGCCGTGGCGCGCGTTCATCGGCACGCCCCTCCGCGTCGGGCCCACGGTCTATTTCCTGACCTTCACCTCGCTCACGGCGCTGGTCGAGCCGTTCGCGCCGGACGACCACGCGTACCTCGAGATCGTCGCGTCGTTCTGCGCTTCGCGGCTGCAGCAGCGCGTGCAGTTCGAGCGCTTGCGCCACCAGTCGACGCACGACTCGCTGACCGGGCTGCCGAACCGGGCCGCGTTCCGCGCCAAGGCGGTCGAAGCGCTCGCGGCCTGTCCGAACGTCGCCTTGGCCGTCGTCGACGTCGACCGCTTCCGCGCGGTGAACGAGTCGCTCGGGCATCAGACCGCCGACGCGGTGCTGGTCGAGGTGGCGGCGGCGCTCACCGCGCGGGTGAGCGAAGGCGACGTCGTCGCGCGGATCGGCGGCGACGTGTTCGGCGTGCTGCTGCGCGACGCGACGCGCGCCGGCGCGGAGCGGCGCGTCGAGCGGCTTCATGCCGCGTTCGCGCAGCCGTTCGGGACCGGCGACCGCGAGGGCAAGGAGCGGGTCGCGGTGACCGCCAGCATCGGCGTCGCGCTGGCGCCGCACGACGGGCCGGTGTTCGAGAAGCTGCTCGCGCGCGCCGACGCGGCGGTGCGCAGCTCGAAGGAGCGCGGCCGCGCGCGCTGGTCGTTCTACGACGTGCGCGACGCCGACGCGTTCGCCGCCGCGCGCAAGCTGCAGAACGACATCGCCGAAGCGCTGGTGCGCGAGGAGTTCGTGCTGCGCTTTCAGCCGCACGTCGAGCTCGCGACCGGTCGCGTCGTCGGCGCCGAGGCGCTGATCCGCTGGCGGCATCCCGAGCGCGGGCTGCTGGCGCCGGCCGAGTTCTTTCCGCTCGCCGAAGCGCACGGCATGGCCGGCGCGATCGGCGCCTGGGTGATGCGCGAGACGGTGCGCGCCTCGCGCGCGTGGCGCGCCGCCGATCCGGCGTTTCGCGCCTGGTTCAACCTCTCCGCGCTCGAGCTGAGCGATCCCGCGCTGCTGCGGCAGATTCGCGAGCTCGGAGAAGAGCTGCGCGGCGTCGGCGCGGAGATCAGCGAGTCGATCGCGATGCGCGACGTGCACGCCACGATGCGCACCGTCGCGGACCTGCGCGAAGCGGGGCTGCTGATCGCGCTCGACGACTTCGGCACCGGCTACTCCTCGCTCGCGCACTTGAAACGGCTGCCGATCGACGTGGTGAAGATCGACGGCACGTTCACCGCCGGCGTTCCGAACGATCCGCACGACGCCGCGATCGTCGAAGCCGTGGTCGGCATCGCGACGCGCTACGGTTTCGAGACGGTCGCCGAAGGCGTCGAGACGATGGAGCAGGCGGCGTACCTGCGTTCCGTCGGCTGCGATCTCGCGCAGGGCTTCGCGTACGCGCCCCCGATGGCCGCCGCGGACTTCGAGGCGTGGCTGCGCGCCGCGCGAAACACTCCGCGCGCCGGCGCGTACATACGGGCATGA
- a CDS encoding MaoC family dehydratase → MQKEGWRGRYYEDFEVGDLYRHRLGRTVTETDNTLFTMLTLNTNPIHFDENLAQQTPFKQILVNSCYTLSLAVGLSVSDLSEHVMANLGWNDIRLPSPVYVGDTMYASSEILAKRESASRNDVGIVTARTTGVNQRGETIISYERTFMVYKRGQDPRDSLQPA, encoded by the coding sequence ATGCAAAAAGAGGGCTGGCGCGGGCGGTACTACGAGGACTTCGAGGTGGGCGACCTCTACCGCCATCGCCTCGGGCGCACCGTGACGGAGACCGACAACACGCTCTTCACGATGCTGACGCTCAACACCAACCCGATCCACTTCGACGAGAACCTGGCGCAGCAGACGCCCTTCAAGCAGATTCTCGTCAATTCGTGCTACACGCTCTCGCTCGCCGTCGGGCTCTCCGTCTCGGATCTGAGCGAGCACGTGATGGCGAACCTGGGCTGGAACGACATCCGGCTTCCGAGCCCGGTGTACGTCGGCGACACGATGTACGCGTCGAGCGAGATCCTGGCCAAGCGCGAGTCGGCCTCGCGCAACGACGTCGGGATCGTCACCGCGCGCACGACCGGCGTGAACCAGCGCGGCGAGACGATCATCTCGTACGAGCGCACCTTCATGGTCTACAAGCGCGGCCAGGACCCGCGCGACTCGCTCCAGCCCGCGTAG
- a CDS encoding acyl-CoA/acyl-ACP dehydrogenase encodes MDRETLRAEVRALCERLGGAAYWRALDAKRAYPEAFARAFAEARYLAALIPREYGGLGLSLGDACVIVEEINHAGGNAGTAHAQLYTMGTLLRWGSEEQKRAWLPRIARGEVRLQAFGVTEPVAGSDTTRIETRAERRGEVYVINGRKRWTSRYQHSDAMLLLARTGPATAAERGAGLSVFLVDLRAMRPGAIEVAPIGVWMNNETNEIAIREVEVPAANLIGEEGRGFRYIIDGWNAERILIAAECVGHGRFLVERAAAYVSEREVFGKKLGANQSIQFPIARAHAALEAADLVRKDAADRFDRGEPCGPQANTAKLLASEASWQAANAAIDALGGNGFAADYDVERIARETRLYTVAPLSNNLILAYLGHNVLGMPRST; translated from the coding sequence GTGGATCGCGAGACGCTGCGCGCCGAGGTGCGCGCGCTGTGCGAGCGGCTCGGCGGCGCGGCGTACTGGCGCGCGCTCGACGCGAAGCGCGCGTATCCCGAAGCGTTCGCGCGCGCCTTCGCCGAGGCGCGCTATCTCGCGGCGCTGATCCCGCGCGAGTACGGCGGCCTCGGCCTCTCGCTCGGCGACGCGTGCGTGATCGTGGAAGAGATCAACCACGCCGGCGGCAACGCGGGAACCGCGCACGCGCAGCTCTACACGATGGGTACGCTGCTGCGCTGGGGAAGCGAGGAGCAGAAGCGCGCCTGGCTGCCGCGGATCGCGCGCGGTGAGGTACGGCTGCAGGCGTTCGGCGTCACCGAGCCGGTCGCGGGGAGCGACACGACGCGCATCGAGACGCGCGCCGAGCGCCGCGGCGAGGTCTACGTGATCAACGGCCGCAAGCGCTGGACCTCGCGCTACCAGCACTCCGACGCGATGCTGCTCCTCGCGCGCACCGGGCCGGCGACCGCCGCCGAGCGCGGCGCCGGGCTGTCGGTGTTCTTGGTCGACTTGCGCGCGATGCGGCCGGGCGCGATCGAGGTCGCCCCGATCGGCGTGTGGATGAACAACGAGACGAACGAGATCGCGATCCGCGAGGTGGAGGTTCCGGCGGCGAACCTGATCGGTGAGGAAGGACGCGGGTTTCGCTACATCATCGACGGCTGGAACGCGGAGCGGATCCTGATCGCGGCGGAGTGCGTCGGGCACGGGCGGTTTCTGGTCGAGCGCGCGGCGGCGTACGTCAGCGAGCGCGAGGTGTTCGGGAAGAAGCTCGGCGCGAACCAGTCGATCCAGTTTCCGATCGCGCGCGCGCACGCGGCGCTCGAGGCGGCCGACCTCGTGCGAAAAGACGCGGCCGATCGGTTCGACCGCGGCGAGCCGTGCGGTCCGCAGGCCAACACCGCGAAGCTCCTCGCCAGCGAAGCCTCGTGGCAAGCCGCGAACGCGGCGATCGATGCGCTCGGCGGGAACGGCTTCGCCGCCGACTACGACGTCGAGCGGATCGCGCGCGAGACCCGGCTCTACACCGTCGCGCCGCTCTCGAACAACTTGATCCTGGCGTATCTCGGGCACAACGTGCTCGGGATGCCGCGCTCGACGTGA
- a CDS encoding histidine kinase, producing the protein MERRRLPLTVRLVPLFAVFGLGAFLYRYLDDLARHRVGTFGMRLFEESTGVLTALVIVPIVVGVSRQVPWTRAGWPRAGLAHLGGALVFTLLHTTLMAATRAMLSPLTGMGPYDYGDMLWRYPMEASNDLFVYAVAAALAYYAGREDRMRKAELAAADLRAQLAQATLENLRLQLNPHFLFNALNAISSVMYEDVRRADAMLARLSEFLRTVLANEAQQVPLGDELDVERMYVDVMRARLEQALRFEVRVDPAARDAVVPFLVLQPLLENAIRHGMGGEREAIAITVDVARERETTVISVADDGVGLRNGTPRSGHGLANVESRLRALYDGGASFAIASAPQGGTRATVRFPYAAAGAG; encoded by the coding sequence ATGGAGAGAAGGCGCCTTCCGCTCACGGTTCGGCTCGTGCCGCTGTTCGCGGTCTTCGGGCTCGGCGCGTTCCTGTACCGGTATCTCGACGACCTCGCTCGGCACCGTGTGGGTACGTTCGGGATGCGGCTCTTCGAGGAGAGTACCGGCGTCCTCACGGCGCTCGTGATCGTGCCGATCGTTGTCGGCGTCTCGCGGCAGGTGCCGTGGACGCGCGCCGGCTGGCCGCGCGCCGGGCTGGCGCACCTCGGCGGCGCCCTGGTCTTCACCCTGCTGCACACGACGTTGATGGCGGCGACGCGCGCGATGCTCTCGCCGCTCACCGGGATGGGACCGTACGACTACGGTGACATGCTGTGGCGTTACCCGATGGAGGCGTCGAACGATCTCTTCGTCTATGCCGTCGCCGCCGCGCTGGCGTACTACGCCGGTCGCGAGGACCGCATGCGAAAGGCCGAGCTCGCGGCCGCCGATCTGCGCGCGCAGCTAGCGCAGGCGACGCTGGAGAACTTGCGCCTGCAGCTCAACCCCCATTTCCTGTTCAACGCGCTCAACGCGATCTCGTCGGTGATGTACGAGGACGTGCGTCGCGCCGACGCGATGCTCGCGCGGCTCAGCGAGTTCCTGCGCACCGTGCTCGCGAACGAGGCGCAGCAGGTCCCGCTCGGCGACGAGCTCGACGTTGAGCGCATGTACGTCGACGTCATGCGGGCGCGGCTGGAGCAGGCGCTGCGCTTCGAGGTGCGCGTCGATCCGGCGGCGCGCGACGCGGTCGTGCCGTTCCTGGTGCTGCAGCCGCTGCTGGAGAACGCCATCCGCCACGGGATGGGCGGCGAGCGCGAGGCGATCGCGATCACGGTCGACGTCGCGCGCGAGCGCGAGACGACGGTGATCTCGGTCGCGGACGACGGCGTCGGCTTGCGGAACGGAACGCCGCGGAGCGGCCACGGGTTGGCGAACGTCGAGTCGCGGCTGCGCGCGCTGTACGACGGCGGCGCCAGCTTCGCGATCGCGAGCGCGCCGCAGGGCGGGACGCGCGCGACGGTGCGCTTTCCGTACGCGGCGGCCGGGGCGGGGTAG